Proteins from a genomic interval of Dasania marina DSM 21967:
- a CDS encoding AraC family transcriptional regulator, producing MPRTNPQLADTDQKQLLHSHEIQLMIRELVEQQAMPLELILEDTGVSARSLENPSLRLTLEQELALYKRIASLNKDPLLAHKIGVKLGLPNYGILGYAMVASSTLRDALQLMVEFAPLVSWASHSVLTQEVYGGQACLCLTIHPTPSDKLTSELEVESTFASLQTVFNELVAEPVTFARVTYSHPCRLPDSQPYDALFQCPVDFSESRNCLYFSKAALAQRLPHAQPEHASLLKDLCAETLISLRQDRGLVAAIKAYIDGYEPGMPSLDETADYFHQSSRTLRRHLQAQGLSFRSLIDESRYSAAKRYLSATNLTVEIIGKTLGYADVRSFRTAFKRWSGMPPAAYRGSH from the coding sequence ATGCCCCGCACTAATCCGCAACTTGCTGATACTGATCAAAAGCAGCTGCTGCACAGTCATGAAATTCAGCTAATGATACGTGAGTTGGTAGAGCAACAAGCGATGCCACTAGAGTTGATACTAGAAGATACTGGGGTAAGTGCCAGATCCTTGGAAAACCCCTCGTTGCGGCTGACCTTGGAACAGGAGCTGGCGTTGTATAAACGCATTGCTAGCCTCAACAAAGACCCCCTGCTGGCCCATAAAATCGGCGTTAAGTTAGGCCTGCCCAACTACGGTATTTTGGGCTATGCCATGGTGGCATCATCCACGTTACGGGATGCTTTGCAGCTAATGGTGGAGTTTGCTCCTTTGGTGAGTTGGGCCTCACACAGCGTGCTAACGCAGGAAGTGTATGGCGGCCAGGCCTGTCTCTGCCTCACCATACACCCCACCCCCTCCGATAAGCTTACCTCGGAGTTGGAGGTGGAAAGCACCTTTGCCTCGCTGCAAACGGTGTTTAATGAGCTGGTGGCTGAACCGGTTACGTTTGCCCGGGTGACCTATAGCCATCCCTGTCGCCTGCCCGATAGTCAGCCCTACGATGCCTTGTTTCAATGCCCGGTAGATTTTTCTGAATCTAGAAACTGCCTGTACTTTTCCAAGGCAGCTTTAGCTCAGCGCTTACCCCACGCGCAGCCAGAGCACGCCAGTTTATTAAAAGATCTCTGTGCTGAAACCTTAATCAGCCTGCGTCAAGACAGAGGGCTAGTGGCTGCCATCAAGGCCTATATAGATGGCTACGAACCCGGTATGCCCAGCCTAGACGAAACGGCAGACTATTTTCACCAATCCTCTCGTACCTTGCGCCGCCATCTACAGGCGCAGGGCCTATCCTTTAGGTCGTTGATAGATGAAAGCCGTTACAGTGCGGCTAAACGCTACCTCAGTGCCACCAACTTAACGGTAGAAATTATAGGAAAAACATTAGGCTATGCTGATGTGCGCAGTTTTCGCACAGCCTTTAAGCGCTGGTCGGGCATGCCACCGGCCGCCTATCGTGGTAGCCATTAG
- a CDS encoding phytoene desaturase family protein: MAKKYDAIVIGAGHNGLTNAAYLAKSGLNVLVVEKNDYIGGAAVSRELHPGWVYSNCSYVCSLLRQSIHRDLDLTRHGLMVVPYSGNTNFARNGDYIAEYHDHAMQYRELARHSQRDADASNRFYSDLMRYAKFIRHFMLRTPADPTSFKPRDISEMAFMAKKFLDMSEKDICEFIRFMTMSCGDFLDEYFENELIKTTLATSSIIGTALGVYSPGTAYVLLHHVMGDVDGAVGAWGLARGGMGAISNAIASALKEHGGEIMTNAPVDKIIVKNNKARGVTLENGDELYADIVVSNLDPKRTFTKIMNRQDIPEDLYKKATNFKIRGSSGKVNIALNGMPDWPSLPKDHLLRNGSMQFLDTRDRMERAYDDWKHGRWSEDPFIEMTQSSIWDPTHAAPGNYFVSCFIQYCPAEIEGGWTPEKREAFGETVINQISQYSPNFRDFIVHKEVRTPFEIENEVGLTEGNIFQGELTLDQLMFNRPFPGYSQYRGPAKGMYMCGSGSHPGGGVSSACGANAAREILLDLKRPNTVPKDDVDE; the protein is encoded by the coding sequence ATGGCTAAAAAATACGATGCCATTGTTATTGGGGCTGGCCACAACGGCTTAACCAATGCCGCGTATCTCGCCAAGTCTGGCTTGAACGTGCTGGTGGTAGAAAAAAATGACTACATAGGCGGTGCTGCGGTCAGCCGCGAGCTACACCCGGGCTGGGTTTATTCAAACTGCTCTTATGTGTGTAGCTTGTTGCGCCAATCCATACACCGCGACTTGGACTTAACTCGCCACGGCTTGATGGTAGTGCCCTACTCTGGCAATACCAACTTTGCTCGCAACGGTGACTATATAGCTGAGTACCACGATCACGCTATGCAATACCGCGAGCTCGCGCGTCACTCTCAGCGCGATGCAGATGCCTCTAACCGTTTCTATTCAGACCTCATGCGCTATGCGAAATTTATTCGCCATTTTATGTTGCGCACCCCCGCCGACCCCACCTCGTTTAAACCGCGCGACATCAGCGAAATGGCGTTTATGGCGAAAAAGTTTTTGGATATGAGCGAAAAAGATATCTGCGAATTTATCCGCTTTATGACCATGAGCTGCGGTGACTTTTTGGATGAATACTTCGAGAACGAATTAATCAAAACTACCTTAGCTACCTCCAGCATCATAGGCACCGCGCTAGGTGTTTACTCACCTGGCACCGCCTATGTGTTACTACACCATGTTATGGGTGACGTAGATGGCGCGGTAGGCGCATGGGGTTTAGCCCGCGGCGGTATGGGTGCCATCTCTAACGCTATCGCCAGCGCACTTAAAGAACACGGCGGTGAGATTATGACTAACGCGCCGGTCGATAAAATCATTGTTAAAAATAACAAAGCCCGCGGTGTCACCTTAGAAAACGGCGACGAGCTTTACGCGGATATTGTGGTGTCTAACCTAGACCCTAAGCGTACCTTTACCAAGATCATGAACAGGCAAGACATACCCGAAGATCTATACAAAAAAGCCACTAACTTTAAGATTCGTGGTTCATCGGGCAAGGTCAACATTGCCTTAAACGGCATGCCCGATTGGCCATCACTGCCTAAAGATCACTTATTACGTAACGGCTCTATGCAGTTTTTAGACACCCGCGACCGCATGGAAAGAGCCTACGATGATTGGAAGCACGGGCGCTGGTCAGAAGACCCCTTTATTGAAATGACCCAGTCATCTATTTGGGACCCCACTCACGCGGCACCGGGCAATTATTTTGTGTCCTGCTTTATTCAATACTGCCCGGCAGAAATTGAAGGCGGCTGGACCCCGGAAAAACGCGAGGCCTTTGGTGAAACCGTCATTAACCAAATCAGCCAATACAGCCCCAACTTCCGCGACTTTATTGTGCATAAAGAAGTACGCACGCCTTTTGAAATTGAAAACGAGGTAGGGCTAACTGAGGGTAATATTTTCCAGGGCGAACTCACCTTAGACCAGCTCATGTTTAACCGCCCCTTTCCGGGCTACTCACAATACCGCGGCCCCGCCAAAGGTATGTATATGTGCGGCTCAGGCAGCCACCCCGGCGGCGGCGTGTCCTCAGCCTGTGGCGCTAATGCGGCCCGTGAAATTTTACTGGATTTAAAACGCCCCAACACAGTTCCTAAGGACGACGTCGATGAATAA
- a CDS encoding phytoene desaturase family protein, producing the protein MNNKHYDAIIIGGGHNGLACAGYLAKAGKRVLVLEAAEQLGGLGATREFAPGFKASVAHTLPQLTNKLVNDLQLRKHGFELAASSLATVALSPAGQHITIANGEVQGASAADAESYKAYKRLLGRFADTMDATWHKTPPVMTDGGFKDASTLGMFGLKVRTLGKTDMREFMRMIFLPAQDMMDEFFETPLLKAALSWDYNVGNKLAPRSPNNAVLNQLLKMSGDISGNGSLPLPKGGVGGLINALEKSAKAHGAEIRTSSPVASVVVDDMQATGVLLENGDSIRATHIISNADPKTSFFKLLGAQHLDVEFTQRINRLRMNGLVSKVHLALNSEPKFTGLNKADGRMIIAPTMQYIENAFDHAKYKGLSEQPTLEVIVPSLHDNSLADAGKHVVSIQVQYTPYDIEGGWDAQRDTLLENVIKTLEQYAPDIRSQIVASELLTPVDLEQQFRVTGGHWHHGEFAIDAWWMNRPAYGASQYKSPVAGFYNCGAGSHPGGGIMGAAGANAANHILKEEK; encoded by the coding sequence ATGAATAATAAACATTATGACGCCATCATCATTGGTGGCGGCCACAACGGTCTTGCTTGCGCGGGCTATTTAGCCAAAGCGGGTAAAAGAGTATTGGTATTAGAAGCGGCTGAGCAGCTAGGTGGCTTAGGTGCCACTAGGGAGTTTGCCCCCGGCTTTAAAGCCTCGGTGGCACACACACTACCGCAACTCACTAATAAACTGGTTAATGACTTACAGCTACGTAAACACGGCTTTGAATTAGCCGCCAGCTCTTTAGCCACGGTGGCGCTCTCGCCTGCAGGCCAGCACATCACCATCGCCAATGGTGAAGTACAAGGCGCCAGCGCAGCAGATGCTGAATCCTATAAAGCGTATAAGCGTTTATTAGGCCGCTTTGCCGACACTATGGATGCCACTTGGCATAAAACACCACCGGTAATGACTGATGGCGGTTTTAAAGATGCATCCACACTGGGCATGTTTGGCCTTAAAGTGCGCACCTTGGGCAAAACCGATATGCGCGAATTTATGCGTATGATTTTCTTACCCGCGCAAGACATGATGGACGAGTTTTTTGAAACCCCTTTGTTAAAAGCAGCCTTAAGCTGGGATTACAACGTGGGCAATAAGCTGGCGCCACGCTCACCGAATAATGCGGTGCTTAACCAGCTATTAAAAATGTCTGGCGACATATCTGGTAATGGTTCATTGCCCTTACCTAAAGGTGGCGTAGGCGGTTTAATTAACGCCTTAGAAAAATCCGCTAAAGCCCATGGCGCAGAGATACGCACCAGCAGCCCTGTCGCTAGCGTGGTGGTTGACGATATGCAAGCCACCGGCGTGCTGCTAGAAAATGGGGACAGCATCCGTGCTACCCATATCATTTCTAACGCCGACCCTAAAACCAGCTTCTTTAAGCTGCTAGGCGCTCAGCACCTAGATGTAGAGTTTACCCAACGCATTAACCGTTTGCGCATGAACGGCTTGGTTTCAAAAGTGCATTTAGCGTTAAACAGTGAGCCTAAATTTACCGGCTTAAACAAAGCTGATGGCCGCATGATTATTGCGCCCACGATGCAGTACATAGAAAACGCTTTTGATCATGCTAAGTACAAAGGTTTAAGCGAACAGCCAACACTAGAAGTTATTGTGCCCTCACTGCACGACAACAGTTTAGCCGACGCAGGCAAGCACGTGGTGTCTATACAAGTGCAATACACCCCCTACGACATAGAAGGCGGTTGGGATGCGCAGCGCGACACCCTACTAGAAAACGTCATCAAAACCTTAGAGCAATACGCACCCGATATACGTTCACAAATTGTGGCTAGCGAATTACTCACACCGGTAGATTTAGAGCAGCAATTTCGCGTTACCGGTGGCCACTGGCACCACGGCGAATTTGCTATTGATGCTTGGTGGATGAACCGCCCAGCTTACGGGGCGTCACAATATAAGTCGCCAGTTGCGGGCTTTTATAATTGCGGTGCAGGCTCCCATCCGGGTGGCGGCATCATGGGCGCAGCGGGTGCCAACGCTGCTAATCACATACTCAAAGAGGAGAAATAA
- a CDS encoding aminomethyltransferase family protein: protein MPLTIANLLKPEQIAHVPNGCLGSPFHERSSKINFSQSWQDWNGFLSANYYMDEHLEYFSTRNTCGLLDVSPMCKYRFKGPDAEAMLNRMVTRDVTKHPINSVQYNIWCTDAGRIVDDGTLFRLADDDFMLTCAEPGMDWFQLAAIGFNNVEITDMSPELAALAIQGPTSCALLKAMGFTGVENAKPFDIVKFPYLEGEIMISRTGFTGDLGYELWVDPKDAIALWDHIFSTGSIFGVQPLGLESLEKARLEAGFLSPYVDFHPALHTMDKGNDHSPFEMALSWIVNFKKGHFTGRAALLKEKQAGKHRRLLKLDIEGNKAAESAILYRDEACQKQIGYVTSAMWSPVVKANIALGLVEGKYADGPIYAEVYHQRELRWVRKVCKCTKQTKPFWAPARAKQTPPADT, encoded by the coding sequence ATGCCTCTAACCATAGCGAATTTATTAAAACCCGAGCAAATTGCTCACGTACCTAATGGCTGCCTTGGCTCACCGTTTCACGAGCGCAGCAGCAAGATTAACTTCAGCCAGTCATGGCAAGATTGGAACGGTTTTTTATCGGCCAATTATTATATGGACGAACACTTAGAGTACTTCTCTACCCGCAACACCTGTGGGTTATTAGATGTATCACCTATGTGCAAGTACCGCTTTAAAGGGCCCGATGCTGAAGCCATGCTTAACCGCATGGTAACCCGTGATGTAACTAAGCATCCGATTAACAGTGTGCAATACAATATCTGGTGTACGGATGCTGGCCGCATCGTCGACGACGGCACCTTGTTCCGCTTAGCCGATGACGACTTCATGCTAACCTGCGCCGAGCCGGGCATGGACTGGTTTCAATTGGCGGCTATAGGTTTCAACAATGTTGAAATCACCGACATGTCACCCGAGCTTGCCGCCTTAGCTATTCAAGGCCCTACCTCTTGCGCGCTATTAAAAGCCATGGGCTTTACCGGCGTTGAAAATGCCAAACCTTTTGATATCGTGAAATTTCCTTATCTTGAGGGTGAAATCATGATTTCTCGCACCGGCTTTACCGGTGACTTGGGTTATGAACTGTGGGTAGACCCCAAAGATGCTATCGCATTGTGGGATCATATTTTCTCAACTGGCAGTATCTTCGGCGTACAACCCTTAGGTTTAGAGTCGCTGGAAAAAGCGCGTTTAGAGGCGGGGTTCTTAAGCCCCTACGTGGATTTTCATCCCGCCTTACACACCATGGATAAAGGCAATGATCACTCGCCTTTTGAAATGGCATTAAGCTGGATAGTGAACTTTAAAAAAGGCCACTTCACCGGCAGAGCCGCTTTATTAAAAGAGAAACAAGCGGGCAAACATCGCCGCTTATTAAAGCTGGATATAGAAGGAAACAAGGCTGCCGAAAGCGCCATTTTATATAGAGATGAAGCTTGCCAAAAACAGATTGGTTATGTCACATCGGCCATGTGGTCGCCAGTAGTGAAAGCCAATATCGCGTTGGGGCTGGTAGAAGGCAAGTACGCCGACGGCCCTATCTATGCCGAGGTATATCACCAAAGAGAATTACGTTGGGTTCGTAAAGTATGTAAATGCACTAAGCAGACCAAACCTTTTTGGGCTCCCGCCCGTGCCAAGCAAACCCCACCTGCGGACACCTAA
- a CDS encoding substrate-binding periplasmic protein has translation MALKALLYFTFLWLLLCNAPNADDIVIVSDRWYPYSGIPRSPMPGYAIEIAQYAFEKNGHNLKHQLWSIKKATRLVKVGKKNCLVSHNRKHIDEIISPAVAIANDQKIFIRRNTIDWQFSGINSLKEIILGTIYGYSYSEEISLYIATLNNPTAITNTKGKFAIEHNLSALIKGEIDVVVGSKAVLTATLKKHHWQDQVSFAGNAGPTENIYIACSPKLPSSYDYVKLISQAIDELRASGELQQLLKKYQLNDNQ, from the coding sequence ATGGCTCTTAAAGCATTGCTATACTTTACCTTTCTCTGGCTGTTGCTATGCAATGCGCCTAATGCGGATGACATCGTCATCGTTTCAGATCGCTGGTATCCCTACAGCGGCATCCCACGTAGCCCCATGCCAGGCTATGCCATAGAAATAGCGCAATACGCTTTTGAAAAAAATGGGCACAATCTAAAACATCAATTATGGTCAATAAAGAAGGCCACTCGCCTAGTCAAAGTAGGTAAAAAGAACTGCCTGGTCAGCCATAATAGAAAACATATTGATGAGATTATTTCGCCCGCAGTAGCTATAGCCAATGATCAAAAAATATTTATACGCCGCAATACTATAGACTGGCAATTCAGCGGCATTAACTCTCTTAAAGAAATCATCTTAGGCACTATCTACGGTTACAGCTACTCCGAAGAGATAAGCCTTTATATTGCCACGCTCAACAACCCTACAGCTATTACCAACACCAAAGGCAAGTTTGCTATAGAGCATAATTTATCCGCATTGATTAAAGGCGAAATTGATGTCGTGGTGGGGTCAAAAGCAGTATTAACAGCCACCCTTAAAAAACATCACTGGCAAGATCAAGTAAGCTTTGCCGGTAATGCCGGACCCACCGAAAATATATATATAGCTTGTTCACCCAAACTGCCTAGCTCATATGATTATGTAAAACTGATTAGCCAAGCCATTGATGAACTAAGAGCAAGTGGTGAGCTACAGCAGCTGTTAAAAAAGTATCAGCTTAACGACAACCAATAA
- a CDS encoding bifunctional diguanylate cyclase/phosphodiesterase, translating to MRQPRENFSKYIVDICAAQRITRRLSQGQLAHMCGLDIKLLQDFERGVASLSLEQLELLLRTLELQFALNEGSSGPDDDLRRQREAVQKKALRALSKSDAIINGHIEQAVQLICKTASEVLQAEFTGVWLLNEARDYLNCIDEYVLSEDLHEPEYEYSADEFPAWFAGFEGRRSLIHDTVTEDNYNSQEEFAAERERFNIKSSIESTVIENGEIIGVITSEDVVERRWNLDEISFHNQVADMVMLTVRNSNYRKMQENIDKKNNLIQLHQQAILSLMHDEAIAEGFIQQACDNITRVVGDKAAPLANSVTIWLSIDDDSHMKCLSIYYPVHKKHEDSSENFSYKISDYPNYIKSIEEKRIICSSNVYENNSFGEIVDAILKPEGIVSAADVAVYIYGKLSGIVSVDYGFVHNWVSEEESFLADLSNQISLAVLNHERKKSEHQLQMLSRAVENSSSAVFVAQSDRRINYCNSQFLKLLDKKTVQVLGCAINELPFSTNSVEESCAMLNAIANHEVWRGEIELRKNDGHAIWVLFSITPVVNEERGGIEYVGVCEDISSLKLAHQEMEQLAFYDPLTGLVNRRLFKERLNQHISFAKRHGTQAAVLYLDLDRFKIVNDTLGHDVGDQLLVAIAEKLRSSVREQDTVARLGGDEFAVLVPDIKNLSDVELLAKKIIAVVQKPLEIMGKKLSTTTSVGISLYPDHESDPTELMKMADMAMYHAKSEGRNNYQLYNERINMFSADYLDMEHDLRQALANKEFVLYYQPIIDAKTHTIHKLEALIRWQHPSKGMQSPLSFIPIAEDLGLIEDIGDWVLQQTCADLVELHKTHPEVQMAINLTAGQFSSPGLVDKVTAVLKAAGLAGRFLTLEITESMLISHLDRAISTLKGLKSMGVVIAIDDFGTGYSSLSYLKRLPLDFLKVDRSFVKDIPEDNNDMEITAAVISMAQKLNLQVVAEGVETVQQLDFLKANSCNYYQGYFFSKPKPYAELEDVFNIIADNFADEVCL from the coding sequence ATGCGCCAGCCCCGTGAGAACTTTTCCAAATATATCGTCGATATCTGTGCTGCTCAGCGTATAACTCGGCGTCTTAGCCAGGGCCAGCTAGCGCATATGTGTGGCCTAGATATCAAACTTTTACAGGATTTTGAGCGCGGTGTAGCTAGCTTGTCATTAGAGCAGCTAGAGCTATTGTTGCGCACGCTAGAGTTACAATTTGCACTCAATGAAGGTAGCAGTGGTCCCGATGATGATTTAAGGCGGCAGCGCGAGGCTGTACAAAAAAAAGCGCTGAGGGCTCTATCTAAATCTGATGCCATAATTAATGGCCATATAGAGCAAGCGGTACAGTTAATTTGTAAGACTGCCTCAGAGGTTTTACAAGCTGAGTTTACCGGCGTATGGCTACTCAATGAGGCCAGAGATTACCTAAACTGTATTGATGAATATGTGTTAAGCGAAGATTTACACGAGCCAGAATATGAATACTCTGCCGATGAATTTCCCGCTTGGTTTGCCGGATTCGAAGGGCGACGTAGCCTGATACATGACACTGTTACCGAAGATAACTATAACAGCCAAGAGGAATTTGCAGCAGAGCGCGAGCGTTTTAATATCAAATCTTCTATAGAGAGCACGGTTATAGAAAATGGCGAAATAATAGGCGTTATTACCAGTGAGGATGTGGTAGAGCGCCGCTGGAATCTAGATGAAATTAGTTTTCATAACCAAGTTGCAGACATGGTGATGTTAACGGTAAGAAATAGTAATTACCGTAAAATGCAGGAAAACATCGATAAAAAGAACAATCTTATACAGTTACACCAACAAGCCATTTTATCCTTAATGCATGATGAGGCTATAGCTGAAGGCTTTATACAGCAGGCCTGCGATAATATTACGCGAGTTGTAGGTGATAAAGCCGCGCCTCTAGCTAATTCAGTGACTATTTGGCTGAGCATAGATGACGACAGTCATATGAAGTGCCTCAGCATTTATTATCCCGTGCATAAAAAGCACGAGGACAGTAGCGAAAACTTTAGCTATAAGATTTCTGATTATCCTAACTATATAAAATCTATAGAAGAAAAAAGGATTATCTGCAGCTCCAATGTTTACGAGAATAATTCCTTTGGTGAGATCGTTGATGCAATTTTAAAACCTGAGGGTATTGTTTCTGCAGCAGATGTGGCTGTTTATATTTATGGAAAACTAAGTGGCATAGTTAGTGTTGATTATGGCTTTGTTCATAACTGGGTTTCTGAGGAAGAAAGTTTTTTGGCGGACTTGAGTAATCAGATTTCCTTAGCAGTACTTAACCATGAGCGTAAAAAGTCTGAGCATCAGCTGCAAATGTTGTCGCGCGCTGTTGAGAATAGCTCTAGTGCAGTATTTGTTGCTCAGTCCGATAGGCGTATAAATTATTGCAATAGTCAGTTCTTAAAGTTACTCGATAAAAAAACGGTGCAAGTCTTAGGCTGCGCTATTAACGAACTGCCATTCTCGACAAATTCTGTAGAAGAAAGTTGCGCGATGCTAAACGCGATTGCCAATCATGAAGTTTGGCGCGGTGAAATAGAGCTGAGAAAAAATGATGGTCACGCCATATGGGTACTTTTTTCTATTACCCCGGTCGTCAATGAAGAGCGCGGTGGCATAGAGTATGTTGGCGTTTGTGAGGATATTAGTAGCTTAAAGCTGGCCCATCAAGAGATGGAGCAATTAGCTTTTTACGATCCATTAACGGGGTTAGTTAATAGGCGATTGTTTAAAGAGCGATTAAATCAGCATATAAGTTTTGCTAAGCGGCATGGCACTCAAGCGGCTGTTTTATACTTGGATTTAGATAGATTTAAAATAGTTAATGATACGCTAGGCCATGATGTGGGTGATCAGTTATTGGTGGCGATTGCTGAAAAGCTTCGGTCGTCAGTTAGAGAGCAAGATACTGTTGCTAGGTTGGGTGGTGATGAGTTTGCTGTGTTAGTTCCGGATATCAAAAATTTATCTGATGTGGAATTGCTGGCTAAAAAAATTATAGCGGTTGTTCAAAAGCCACTAGAAATCATGGGTAAAAAACTCTCTACTACTACAAGTGTGGGTATTAGTTTATATCCCGATCACGAGAGTGACCCAACTGAATTAATGAAAATGGCTGATATGGCTATGTATCACGCCAAGAGCGAAGGGCGCAACAATTACCAGCTGTATAATGAGCGCATTAATATGTTTAGCGCTGATTATTTGGATATGGAGCATGACTTGCGGCAAGCTTTGGCCAATAAAGAATTTGTGCTTTATTACCAGCCTATAATCGACGCCAAAACACATACAATACATAAGTTAGAAGCGTTAATCCGCTGGCAGCACCCCAGCAAGGGAATGCAGTCGCCACTGTCGTTTATTCCCATTGCAGAAGATTTAGGGCTAATAGAAGACATTGGCGACTGGGTGTTGCAACAAACTTGTGCGGACTTAGTTGAGCTACATAAAACCCATCCTGAAGTCCAAATGGCCATTAATTTAACGGCAGGCCAGTTTTCTAGCCCTGGGCTAGTGGATAAAGTTACTGCGGTGTTAAAAGCGGCTGGACTAGCTGGGCGGTTTTTAACGCTGGAAATTACTGAGTCTATGTTGATATCGCATTTAGATAGAGCCATCAGCACCCTGAAAGGTCTAAAAAGCATGGGGGTGGTCATTGCTATAGACGATTTTGGTACCGGTTATTCATCCTTGAGTTATTTAAAACGGTTGCCATTAGATTTTTTAAAGGTGGATAGGTCTTTTGTTAAAGATATACCAGAAGACAATAACGATATGGAAATTACCGCTGCGGTTATCTCCATGGCGCAAAAGTTAAATTTGCAAGTGGTAGCTGAAGGTGTTGAAACAGTACAGCAGCTAGATTTTTTAAAAGCTAATAGCTGTAATTATTACCAAGGTTATTTCTTTTCTAAGCCTAAGCCTTATGCGGAACTGGAGGATGTTTTTAATATCATAGCGGATAATTTTGCTGATGAAGTATGTCTATAA
- a CDS encoding aromatic ring-hydroxylating oxygenase subunit alpha, with protein MSDTILKYNGLTEHKETLPVEWYLDEQHYQREMAAIWYKNWVYVCRADALAQPRAFRTQQIGSQNILVLRTEESGLQAFHNTCRHRGSVLVTETEGVMRSKNIMCPYHNWTYSQQGELIRTSSKQCPASFDMAEHSLYDVAVVDWNGFVFVNLAGQDAKPIEQCIGADANAFANWPAAALKVGASYSKTMDCNWKVFWENYNECLHCPGVHKDLSKLVPIYRRNYMTACDDPNWQENLKSDDPALRGGMRAGAQTWTTDGQPIGAVFPNLSDAERTQAFTYVDVHPTAFIVGHVDYMRIVRIMPLGPEKTEIQAEWLFMEETLNDPAVDIAPAVDFVKQVMAEDAHVSELNQAGMHSIRHKKGSLMPEEYAVHDFHNWVRAQLAASES; from the coding sequence ATGAGCGATACAATATTAAAGTACAACGGCTTAACCGAGCATAAAGAAACGCTGCCCGTTGAGTGGTATCTGGACGAGCAGCACTACCAACGTGAGATGGCGGCCATTTGGTATAAAAACTGGGTTTACGTCTGTCGCGCTGATGCCTTGGCTCAGCCCCGCGCTTTTCGCACCCAACAAATTGGCAGTCAAAATATCTTAGTGTTGCGTACAGAGGAAAGCGGTTTACAAGCCTTTCACAATACCTGTCGCCACCGAGGTTCTGTGTTAGTCACAGAAACGGAAGGGGTGATGCGTTCAAAAAACATTATGTGCCCCTACCACAATTGGACTTACTCGCAGCAGGGCGAATTAATACGCACATCCTCTAAACAGTGCCCCGCTAGTTTTGATATGGCAGAGCATTCGCTTTATGACGTTGCCGTGGTGGATTGGAATGGCTTTGTTTTTGTTAATTTAGCGGGCCAAGATGCCAAACCTATAGAGCAGTGTATAGGTGCAGATGCGAATGCCTTTGCCAACTGGCCAGCGGCTGCGCTAAAAGTGGGGGCATCCTATAGCAAAACCATGGACTGCAACTGGAAAGTGTTTTGGGAAAACTACAACGAATGCTTACACTGCCCCGGCGTGCATAAAGACTTGAGTAAGCTGGTTCCCATTTATCGCCGTAATTATATGACCGCTTGTGACGACCCTAACTGGCAAGAAAACCTCAAAAGTGATGATCCCGCCTTGCGTGGCGGCATGCGTGCAGGGGCGCAAACTTGGACTACCGATGGCCAGCCTATAGGGGCAGTGTTTCCCAACTTGAGTGATGCAGAAAGAACGCAAGCCTTTACCTATGTAGACGTACACCCAACCGCCTTTATTGTCGGCCACGTCGATTATATGCGTATCGTGCGCATTATGCCTTTAGGCCCTGAGAAAACCGAGATACAGGCCGAGTGGCTGTTTATGGAAGAAACCTTAAACGACCCCGCGGTGGATATTGCGCCTGCGGTAGACTTTGTGAAACAGGTGATGGCAGAGGATGCCCATGTGTCGGAGTTGAATCAAGCGGGTATGCACTCTATACGCCATAAAAAAGGCAGCTTAATGCCCGAGGAATATGCGGTGCACGACTTTCACAACTGGGTTAGAGCGCAGCTGGCTGCTAGTGAAAGCTAA